The window TTCCTGGCCTATTCTTCCCATTCCAACGATTCCGATGGTTTTTCCTCTCAATTCAATGCCAGCTGCGTAAGCTTTTTTTAAGACCAGCAAACTCTGTATCTCCTACCAACGGCATTTTTCTGTTGGAATCCTGAAGAAATCTGGCTCCTGAAAATAAGTGCGCAAAAACAAGTTCTGCAACCGATTCCGAAGAAGCTGCCGGTGTATTGATCACATGAATTCCTTTTTCTCTTGCATAATCTACATCAATATTATCCATCCCTACACCACCTCTTCCGATGATTTCAAGCGATGGGCAGCCATCGATAATATCTTTTCTCACCTGCGTAGCACTTCTTACCAATAAAGTACGAACTTGGTGCTCATTAATATAGTCTACTAAAAATTCCTGTGGAACTTTTGCAGTAATCACCTCGAATCCTTTTTCTGTTAATGCATCAATTCCAGATTGGTCTAGGCCGTCATTAGCTAAAACTTTCATAAATACAACTATGTTTTAAAAGTTGAAAGATTTAAAAATTAAAGGATATACTCCATTCAATTTTTAAATCTTTCGTTATATTAAATTTATTCTCCGTCTTCTTTGAACACTTCAATGGTTACTTGCTTTTCTACCAGGTCTGTAAATCTTCCCTTGTATCTTGTAGCTCTTACCAAATGATTATCAATCCAGTGATAATTTCCTCCTCTAGGTTTTCCACAAAGTACACTGTGGTATTTAAACCCGTGTTTATCTAACCAATCGATGGTAATTTGCTTCAGGTTTTCGGTTCTTGAGGTAAAGAAGCAGATCTGGTGCCCTTCATCATACCATTTATTAATAGTTTCCAAAGCATCCGGGTATGGTTCACAGGTAACCATTCTTTCTGGTTCTTCATTAGGAACATCATCCGTAATGGTTCCATCTATATCAATTAAGTAATTTTTAACTCCATCCTTAAGAATAGGACTGATGTGCTCTATGTATTCTAATTCCATCACGAAAATTTGAGTAACAAAGTTACGGTTTTTATACCTATCAGGTATATTAATTTGAGTTTAAGTTAAAAATTTACTATAAAAATCGTTATTTAATAAATAATATAAAGATTTTATTCGTAATTTGATGACTTCTAGTTAAAATTTTTCTTTTTAAATATTAGTTTATATCTTGAAATAGAAGATATTTGGAAAATCTAATGACTGCTGCATAGATTTTCAACTTGCTTTTTTATTCTCTCTCTTTATCCATTCAAAATGATAGAATGTTTAGCTAAAAATTTCCAAAATACATTTATTACACTTACATTTGTAGGAATGGAAGAATTAGTAGTTTTAGTAAATCCTGAAGATGTCGTTTTAGGCTTGATGGAGAAACAGCAGGCTCATATTAATGGTCTGTTACACCGTGCTTTTTCCGTATTTCTGTTCAACAATAAGGGCGAAATGCTTCTTCAGAAAAGAGCTTCAGGAAAATATCATTCTCCCAATCAATGGACCAATGCTGTGTGTTCACACCCAAGAATTGGGGAAACTTATCTGGCCGGAGCCCAACGAAGATTAAAAGAAGAGTTGGGAATAGAGGTGGAACTTTCAGAAAAATTTAATTTTATTTATAAAGCAAATGTAGGAGGCGGCCTTTGGGAGCATGAACTTGATTATGTTTTTGTAGGCAGCTATGAGTCTGGCTTTAATCTGAATAAAGAAGAAGTGGAAGAAGTAAGATTTATTTCTTTTGAAGATCTGAATAAGGAGATTTCTGAACATCCTAAACACTTTACAGAGTGGTTTAAAATCATCCTTGAAGAATACAAACACCATTTTTAATGATAAAAAAAATATTTCTCTTTACTGCTATCCTATCAGGAAGTTTGTCTTTTGCTCAAAAGGCTGCAACCTATGATAGTGCCAACTACTCTATCAATGTTCCTGAAGGCTGGAAATCAACCAATGACAGTGACATTATCAATATTTTCCCTACGAGTGAAATTGGTGCCATTACCATTTCCGAATACCACGACCTAGACCTTCCCAAGACTGAAACAAAAAAATTCATTCTGGCTCTTTACAAATCTGAAGATGCGGAAAAAAGGTAAAGGAAAGTAGAGGTAAAAAAGGATATACAGAATATTTCTACGAATATTTTGATGAAAAAGAAAAACTTTTCTGGGTTACAAGAGCTTTTCAAAAAGATAAAGACTTGTATCTGGTCACTATCAATTGTGGCCAGAAGTTCTGGAACGGAAACTATATGACCCTATTTAATGAGACTTTTAACAGTTTTAAAATAAAGAAATAAAAATTAAATATGAAGAAAACAGCTTTGTACGACAAACATGTTTCATTAGGAGCTAAGATCGTACCTTTCGCAGGTTTTGAAATGCCTGTACAATATTCAGGCGTAACGGAAGAGCATTTTGCAGTAAGAGAAAAAGCGGGATTGTTTGATGTTTCCCATATGGGGCAGTTTTTCATCGAAGGCCCAGGATCAAAAGATCTTTTACAATTTGTGACGACTAACAATGTAGATACTCTTGAAAACGGAAAAGCTCAGTACTCATGC of the Chryseobacterium capnotolerans genome contains:
- the idi gene encoding isopentenyl-diphosphate Delta-isomerase; this translates as MEELVVLVNPEDVVLGLMEKQQAHINGLLHRAFSVFLFNNKGEMLLQKRASGKYHSPNQWTNAVCSHPRIGETYLAGAQRRLKEELGIEVELSEKFNFIYKANVGGGLWEHELDYVFVGSYESGFNLNKEEVEEVRFISFEDLNKEISEHPKHFTEWFKIILEEYKHHF
- a CDS encoding LNS2 domain-containing protein yields the protein MELEYIEHISPILKDGVKNYLIDIDGTITDDVPNEEPERMVTCEPYPDALETINKWYDEGHQICFFTSRTENLKQITIDWLDKHGFKYHSVLCGKPRGGNYHWIDNHLVRATRYKGRFTDLVEKQVTIEVFKEDGE